One window of Eisenibacter elegans DSM 3317 genomic DNA carries:
- the priA gene encoding replication restart helicase PriA: protein MPSPERITRFVDVIIPLRVPNTYTYRLPVELNDKICVGARVIVQFGRSKVLTAVVQRIHEQAPANYQAKYVLDLLDEYPLVTEAQLRLFAWIAEYYMCTLGEVLMVALPSGLKITSMSRIQRHPSTDASQFTLSAKEEQLLQALEHSSSLTYEEAAQILEVKNVYNLIKSLIHKDLIIVYEELKDSYQPKRLKKIRLHADYASQEAMQALLTALSDQPRKVKQLDALMYYIQTADCLRHPAKNQDGLEKQILTEQGGISQAVLKALREQEILEEFEVNISRFEELLPTASIDNLQLSEAQTRAYQELHQQISQHTITLLHGVTGSGKTEIYIRLIQDVLNSGAQVLFLLPEIALTTQIVARLQRFFGSSMGVYHSRFSDNERVEVWQGIVSGKYSFVVGVRSAVFLPFDNLGLIIVDEEHEPSYKQYDPAPRYHARDVATVIAQQQGCKVLFGSATPSIETYYQASHGKYGLVSLSERYGEAQLPFIVLSDMREERRAKTIQQHFGQQLLGQMQEALGRQDQIILFQNRRGYAPFVMCRTCSWVPKCPNCDVSLTLHLHSQELRCHYCGHQAAPIRSCQACGAQDIETVGHGTEKIEESLKSLLPQAKVARMDLDTTRRKSSYQRILQEFEARQIDILVGTQMISKGLDFDHVSLVGIFDIDRMMHFPDFRANERAYQIMTQVSGRAGRKHKAGLVIIQTYDATQPLFSLVQQNDYLGLYHREIEEREKFHYPPFSRLIQITLRHPEAHLCEAAARELKTLLARRLGERLLGPEKPLIGRIRNKYLYHLIIKIERQHPQMKAIKAFIQEQCDKLLLRKEYRQLDILPDVDPV from the coding sequence ATGCCTAGCCCCGAACGCATCACCCGCTTTGTAGACGTAATCATCCCGTTGCGTGTGCCCAATACCTATACTTACCGCTTACCAGTAGAGTTGAATGACAAAATTTGTGTGGGCGCACGGGTCATCGTGCAGTTTGGCCGTAGCAAGGTGCTGACGGCAGTCGTGCAACGCATTCACGAGCAAGCCCCCGCCAACTATCAGGCCAAGTATGTACTTGATTTGCTCGACGAATACCCACTGGTTACAGAAGCACAGCTCCGACTTTTTGCGTGGATCGCTGAGTACTATATGTGTACCCTTGGGGAGGTGTTGATGGTGGCGCTGCCTTCGGGGCTCAAGATTACGAGTATGTCGCGCATCCAGCGCCACCCCAGTACCGATGCGAGCCAGTTTACGCTTAGCGCCAAAGAAGAACAGTTGTTACAAGCCCTAGAACACAGCTCTTCGCTGACATATGAAGAGGCTGCGCAAATATTGGAGGTGAAAAATGTCTATAATCTTATCAAGTCGCTGATTCATAAAGACTTAATTATCGTGTATGAAGAGCTAAAGGACAGCTACCAGCCCAAGCGCCTCAAAAAGATACGCCTCCACGCCGACTATGCCTCCCAAGAGGCGATGCAGGCCCTATTGACAGCCCTAAGCGACCAACCGCGTAAGGTCAAGCAACTTGATGCGCTGATGTATTATATCCAGACGGCTGACTGCCTACGCCACCCGGCAAAAAACCAAGATGGCCTTGAGAAGCAAATACTCACGGAGCAAGGCGGTATTTCGCAAGCGGTGCTGAAGGCCTTGCGCGAGCAAGAGATTTTGGAGGAATTTGAAGTCAATATCTCCCGTTTTGAGGAGTTGTTGCCCACGGCTTCTATTGATAACTTACAGCTTTCGGAGGCGCAAACCCGTGCATACCAAGAGCTGCACCAGCAAATCAGCCAACATACCATTACCTTGTTACACGGCGTGACGGGCAGCGGCAAAACCGAAATCTACATCCGCCTCATTCAGGATGTGCTCAACAGTGGGGCGCAAGTACTCTTCTTGTTGCCCGAAATCGCCCTGACTACCCAGATTGTTGCCCGCTTGCAGCGCTTTTTTGGCTCTTCGATGGGTGTTTATCACTCTCGTTTTTCAGACAATGAGCGCGTAGAGGTATGGCAGGGCATTGTATCGGGCAAATATTCGTTTGTGGTGGGGGTACGCTCCGCCGTATTTCTACCCTTCGACAACCTAGGGCTGATTATCGTTGATGAAGAACACGAGCCCTCGTACAAACAATATGACCCCGCACCCCGCTACCACGCCCGCGATGTGGCGACAGTCATCGCCCAACAACAGGGCTGTAAAGTACTTTTTGGCTCGGCTACGCCTTCTATCGAAACTTATTACCAAGCCTCCCACGGCAAATATGGCCTTGTAAGCCTCAGCGAACGCTACGGGGAGGCGCAGTTGCCCTTTATCGTGCTTTCGGATATGAGAGAAGAGCGCCGCGCCAAGACTATCCAGCAGCATTTTGGGCAACAACTGCTAGGGCAAATGCAGGAAGCCCTAGGCAGACAAGACCAAATCATCCTCTTCCAAAACAGGCGTGGCTATGCCCCTTTTGTGATGTGCCGTACCTGTAGCTGGGTGCCCAAATGCCCCAACTGCGATGTCAGTCTTACCCTACACCTCCATAGCCAAGAACTGCGCTGCCACTATTGTGGGCATCAGGCCGCACCCATACGCTCGTGCCAAGCCTGTGGTGCGCAGGATATCGAAACGGTAGGCCACGGTACCGAAAAAATAGAAGAAAGCCTCAAAAGCCTGTTGCCCCAAGCCAAGGTAGCCCGTATGGACTTAGACACTACCCGCCGAAAGAGTAGCTACCAGCGTATTTTGCAAGAGTTTGAAGCCCGACAAATCGATATCCTCGTAGGAACACAGATGATCAGCAAGGGGCTTGACTTTGACCATGTCAGCCTGGTGGGTATTTTTGATATCGATAGGATGATGCACTTTCCTGACTTCCGAGCTAACGAACGGGCGTATCAAATTATGACTCAAGTAAGTGGGCGCGCAGGGCGCAAACATAAGGCTGGCCTCGTTATTATCCAAACCTATGACGCGACGCAGCCTCTGTTCAGCCTCGTACAACAAAACGACTATCTGGGGCTCTATCACCGAGAGATAGAAGAGCGAGAGAAGTTTCACTATCCTCCTTTTAGCCGGCTCATCCAGATTACCCTCCGACATCCCGAAGCGCACCTGTGCGAAGCCGCCGCTAGAGAGCTCAAAACACTATTAGCTAGGCGGCTGGGGGAGCGTTTGCTAGGTCCCGAAAAGCCGCTTATTGGCCGTATTCGCAACAAATACCTCTACCATCTTATCATCAAGATAGAGCGCCAACATCCACAGATGAAAGCCATCAAGGCCTTTATTCAAGAGCAATGCGACAAGTTGTTGTTGCGCAAAGAATATCGTCAGTTAGATATTCTGCCTGATGTAGACCCTGTATGA
- a CDS encoding DUF1573 domain-containing protein, translating to MQTIRIFILASLAWLQVSGLAMAQDQALPVMSFEQIVHDFGQIREEGGAVVYQFDFINTGSAPLRIDSVQASCGCTTPDWSREPIAPGERGYIIAKYDPLYRPGKFTKSMTVYSNTAQRMHALIIEGEVLPRQLTVADTLPTKLGVLRMRYQSFNMGRITTQAPATQSFDIYNDDPEHALHFQPAETPPHIQIRFEPAVLQPKSFGKMLISYDAKARNDYGYLFEQVGISWLYNARISNQGVYIVADIQEYFPPMTDEEMAKAPHIELAKTDHDFGTLKDGESATTQFVFTNTGQSPLYIRRAKASCGCTATQPDKDVLQPGESSFIQVTYSASGTGLQQKTVNIYSNDPKNPNQEIVIRANVSQ from the coding sequence ATGCAAACCATACGCATCTTTATTCTTGCCTCCTTGGCCTGGCTTCAGGTCTCCGGCTTGGCTATGGCCCAAGACCAAGCGTTGCCTGTAATGAGCTTCGAGCAAATTGTCCATGATTTTGGCCAAATTCGCGAAGAAGGTGGCGCAGTAGTATACCAGTTTGACTTCATCAATACCGGTAGCGCACCACTTCGGATTGATAGTGTGCAGGCCTCTTGTGGCTGTACTACGCCTGACTGGAGCCGCGAGCCCATTGCGCCCGGGGAACGGGGGTATATCATTGCCAAGTATGACCCGCTTTACCGTCCGGGCAAGTTTACCAAGTCAATGACGGTGTATAGCAATACCGCCCAACGGATGCACGCTCTCATTATTGAAGGAGAGGTGTTGCCGCGCCAACTGACTGTAGCTGATACGCTACCTACTAAGCTGGGTGTATTGCGTATGCGCTACCAAAGTTTCAACATGGGGCGCATTACTACCCAAGCGCCGGCTACTCAGAGCTTCGATATTTATAATGATGACCCCGAGCACGCTCTCCACTTTCAGCCTGCCGAAACCCCCCCACACATACAGATACGCTTTGAGCCGGCAGTACTCCAGCCCAAAAGCTTTGGCAAGATGCTGATTAGTTATGATGCTAAAGCGCGCAATGACTATGGCTACCTCTTCGAACAAGTAGGCATTAGCTGGCTCTATAATGCCCGCATCAGTAATCAAGGAGTATACATTGTGGCCGATATTCAGGAATATTTCCCCCCAATGACCGATGAGGAAATGGCCAAAGCTCCGCATATCGAATTGGCCAAAACCGACCACGACTTTGGCACGCTCAAAGACGGTGAAAGCGCTACCACGCAGTTTGTGTTTACCAATACTGGTCAAAGTCCGCTCTACATCCGCCGCGCCAAAGCCTCTTGTGGTTGTACGGCTACCCAGCCCGACAAAGATGTGCTCCAGCCCGGTGAGAGTAGCTTTATCCAGGTTACTTATAGCGCTTCTGGTACAGGGCTCCAACAAAAAACGGTCAATATCTATTCTAATGACCCCAAAAACCCCAACCAAGAAATCGTGATTCGCGCCAATGTGAGTCAGTAA